A single window of Sparus aurata chromosome 22, fSpaAur1.1, whole genome shotgun sequence DNA harbors:
- the LOC115574468 gene encoding mRNA decay activator protein ZFP36L1-like isoform X1, producing the protein MTATIIPPFFECTDESYKNNKMLNYNSSLGGPQLTSVPRSDASLSSCAHTGSLLDRKVVGAPSAGGLFQRRHSVSLPSTKFSQNQFVNSLNSDRSVWVGSCCSANNKENRLRECSLSELVDGLRPGSQACVGGSSQVNSSRYKTELCRPFQESSTCKYGDKCQFAHGMHELRSLSRHPKYKTELCRTFHSIGFCPYGPRCHFIHITEERRGPPPLSAFNKMERPPLQHSFSFAGFPSSRLQDSPTSITPPLMFSTTDLTQWQSNPFTYSSQELTSLFSPSLESPPVSEPQGAALPSPTTPRFFEPTSDSTPSSADSLSDREGYHSSMDSQSGSESPLLDASRLLPIFSRLSLSDD; encoded by the exons ATGACAGCGACTATTATTCCTCCATTCTTCGAATGCACGGACGAGTCTTACAAG AACAATAAGATGTTGAACTACAACAGCAGTCTTGGCGGACCTCAGCTGACGTCTGTCCCGCGTTCCGACGCCAGCCTCTCTTCCTGCGCCCACACCGGGTCCCTGCTGGACAGGAAGGTGGTGGGGGCCCCCTCTGCAGGAGGCCTGTTCCAACGCCGTCACTCAGTCAGCCTCCCCAGCACGAAGTTCAGCCAGAACCAGTTCGTCAACAGCCTTAATAGCGATCGCTCTGTCTGGGTGGGTAGCTGCTGCAGCGCCAACAACAAGGAGAACCGTCTCCGTGAATGCTCCCTCTCAGAGCTCGTGGACGGGCTGCGGCCTGGCAGTCAAGCATGTGTGGGTGGCAGCAGCCAGGTCAACTCCAGCCGCTATAAGACAGAGCTGTGCCGGCCCTTTCAGGAGAGCAGCACCTGTAAGTATGGTGATAAGTGCCAGTTTGCCCATGGCATGCATGAGTTGCGCAGCTTGAGCCGTCACCCCAAGTACAAGACGGAGCTGTGCCGCACCTTCCACTCCATCGGTTTCTGCCCCTATGGGCCCCGCTGCCACTTCATCCACATCACAGAGGAGCGCCGCGGGCCCCCTCCCCTCTCGGCCTTCAACAAGATGGAGCGCCCTCCGCTGCAGCACAGCTTCAGTTTTGCGGGCTTCCCCAGCAGCCGCCTGCAGGATAGCCCtacctccatcacacctccacTCATGTTCTCCACCACAGACCTCACACAGTGGCAGAGCAACCCCTTCACCTACTCCAGTCAGGAGCTCACCAGCCTCTTTAGCCCTAGCTTGGAGTCCCCTCCTGTGTCTGAGCCACAGGGTGCCGCCCTGCCATCCCCAACAACCCCCCGCTTCTTCGAGCCCACATCAGACAGCACCCCCAGCTCTGCTGACTCTCTGTCTGACCGGGAGGGGTACCACAGCAGCATGGACAGTCAGAGTGGCTCTGAGTCCCCCCTCCTGGATGCGTCCCGCCTCCTCCCCATCTTCagcaggctctctctctctgatgatTAG
- the LOC115574468 gene encoding mRNA decay activator protein ZFP36L1-like isoform X2: MLNYNSSLGGPQLTSVPRSDASLSSCAHTGSLLDRKVVGAPSAGGLFQRRHSVSLPSTKFSQNQFVNSLNSDRSVWVGSCCSANNKENRLRECSLSELVDGLRPGSQACVGGSSQVNSSRYKTELCRPFQESSTCKYGDKCQFAHGMHELRSLSRHPKYKTELCRTFHSIGFCPYGPRCHFIHITEERRGPPPLSAFNKMERPPLQHSFSFAGFPSSRLQDSPTSITPPLMFSTTDLTQWQSNPFTYSSQELTSLFSPSLESPPVSEPQGAALPSPTTPRFFEPTSDSTPSSADSLSDREGYHSSMDSQSGSESPLLDASRLLPIFSRLSLSDD; this comes from the coding sequence ATGTTGAACTACAACAGCAGTCTTGGCGGACCTCAGCTGACGTCTGTCCCGCGTTCCGACGCCAGCCTCTCTTCCTGCGCCCACACCGGGTCCCTGCTGGACAGGAAGGTGGTGGGGGCCCCCTCTGCAGGAGGCCTGTTCCAACGCCGTCACTCAGTCAGCCTCCCCAGCACGAAGTTCAGCCAGAACCAGTTCGTCAACAGCCTTAATAGCGATCGCTCTGTCTGGGTGGGTAGCTGCTGCAGCGCCAACAACAAGGAGAACCGTCTCCGTGAATGCTCCCTCTCAGAGCTCGTGGACGGGCTGCGGCCTGGCAGTCAAGCATGTGTGGGTGGCAGCAGCCAGGTCAACTCCAGCCGCTATAAGACAGAGCTGTGCCGGCCCTTTCAGGAGAGCAGCACCTGTAAGTATGGTGATAAGTGCCAGTTTGCCCATGGCATGCATGAGTTGCGCAGCTTGAGCCGTCACCCCAAGTACAAGACGGAGCTGTGCCGCACCTTCCACTCCATCGGTTTCTGCCCCTATGGGCCCCGCTGCCACTTCATCCACATCACAGAGGAGCGCCGCGGGCCCCCTCCCCTCTCGGCCTTCAACAAGATGGAGCGCCCTCCGCTGCAGCACAGCTTCAGTTTTGCGGGCTTCCCCAGCAGCCGCCTGCAGGATAGCCCtacctccatcacacctccacTCATGTTCTCCACCACAGACCTCACACAGTGGCAGAGCAACCCCTTCACCTACTCCAGTCAGGAGCTCACCAGCCTCTTTAGCCCTAGCTTGGAGTCCCCTCCTGTGTCTGAGCCACAGGGTGCCGCCCTGCCATCCCCAACAACCCCCCGCTTCTTCGAGCCCACATCAGACAGCACCCCCAGCTCTGCTGACTCTCTGTCTGACCGGGAGGGGTACCACAGCAGCATGGACAGTCAGAGTGGCTCTGAGTCCCCCCTCCTGGATGCGTCCCGCCTCCTCCCCATCTTCagcaggctctctctctctgatgatTAG